A window of the Oscillospiraceae bacterium NTUH-002-81 genome harbors these coding sequences:
- a CDS encoding reverse transcriptase domain-containing protein: MKPTSEILERIEKCSSEHKDGVFTRLYRYLLREDIYYAAYQKLYANKGATAQGIDNDTADGFSDFYVKELIQSLKDGTYKANPVRREYIPKKNGKLRPLGIPSFRDKLLQEVVRMILEAIYEPVFDSHSHGFRPGKSCHTALRQISSDFTGVVWFIEGDIQGCFDNINHEKLIEILSRKIKDSRFLNIIRQFLKAGYIENWKYNATYSGSPQGGICSPILANIYLNELDKKFREIAERFDKPRSAYQTPEYHAASKELKRLSYWIDHTADEAARQELIDQHRAQKEAMRNLPCKPADNKKFTFVRYADDWLAGVCGTKAECEDLKAEIAEFLSTELKLTLSEEKTLITHSSEKVRFIGYDICVRRNQEVKGHRMKNGTWRKSRTLHMKVALSVPHTEKIEKFMFAKKVIRQKENGEFQPIHRAGLLNLADYEIVEQYNAEARGLCNYYNLACDYHTLDYFCYLMEYSCLKTIANKHKTSIRKIIRQYKDGKTWSVPYETKAGTKRVRPVKIADCKRGEASDIIYQRKKFSWKTTIRQRLNARVCELCGCKEADLYEVHVIRNLNELGNSDWETVMKKKRRKTLVVCSKCHERIHRH, from the coding sequence ATGAAACCAACATCTGAAATTTTAGAGCGTATTGAAAAGTGTTCCAGCGAACACAAAGACGGCGTATTCACAAGACTTTACAGATACTTACTTCGTGAAGATATTTACTACGCCGCCTATCAGAAACTTTATGCAAACAAAGGTGCAACAGCACAGGGTATCGACAACGATACCGCAGACGGTTTCAGTGACTTCTATGTAAAAGAGTTAATCCAGTCACTAAAGGACGGAACCTACAAAGCCAATCCTGTAAGGCGTGAGTATATTCCAAAGAAAAACGGAAAGCTCCGTCCGCTGGGTATCCCGTCTTTCCGTGACAAGCTCCTGCAAGAAGTTGTCAGAATGATTTTAGAAGCTATCTATGAACCTGTCTTTGACAGCCACTCCCACGGTTTCAGACCGGGTAAAAGCTGTCATACCGCACTCCGTCAGATTTCTTCTGACTTCACAGGCGTGGTCTGGTTTATCGAGGGCGATATACAAGGTTGTTTTGATAACATCAATCACGAAAAATTGATTGAGATTTTGAGCAGGAAAATCAAGGACAGTCGTTTTCTGAACATCATTCGCCAGTTTTTGAAAGCTGGGTATATCGAGAATTGGAAATACAACGCCACTTACAGCGGTTCCCCGCAGGGTGGTATCTGTTCTCCAATACTTGCAAATATCTATCTGAATGAGCTGGACAAAAAGTTTCGGGAAATCGCAGAACGCTTTGATAAGCCGAGGTCTGCATATCAGACACCGGAATATCATGCGGCAAGCAAAGAATTAAAAAGACTGTCTTATTGGATTGACCATACCGCTGATGAAGCGGCAAGACAAGAACTGATTGACCAGCATAGGGCACAGAAGGAAGCTATGAGAAATCTGCCCTGCAAACCTGCCGACAACAAGAAGTTCACTTTTGTCCGTTATGCGGACGATTGGCTGGCAGGTGTGTGCGGCACAAAAGCGGAATGTGAGGACTTGAAAGCCGAAATCGCTGAATTTCTAAGCACAGAGCTGAAATTAACTCTAAGCGAGGAAAAGACGCTGATAACGCACAGCTCCGAAAAAGTCCGTTTCATTGGATATGATATTTGCGTCCGCAGAAATCAGGAAGTCAAAGGTCACAGAATGAAAAACGGAACGTGGAGAAAATCCCGTACCCTGCACATGAAAGTTGCCCTGTCTGTTCCCCATACGGAAAAGATTGAGAAATTCATGTTTGCAAAGAAAGTCATTCGCCAAAAGGAAAACGGGGAGTTTCAGCCGATACACCGAGCCGGACTTCTCAACCTTGCGGATTATGAGATTGTGGAACAGTACAATGCCGAAGCAAGAGGATTATGCAACTATTACAATCTGGCTTGTGATTATCACACGCTGGACTACTTCTGCTATCTTATGGAGTACAGTTGCTTAAAGACGATTGCTAATAAGCACAAAACCAGTATCCGCAAAATCATTCGCCAGTATAAAGACGGGAAAACATGGTCTGTCCCTTATGAAACTAAAGCAGGAACAAAACGTGTTCGCCCTGTTAAAATCGCAGATTGTAAGCGTGGCGAAGCGAGTGACATCATTTATCAGAGAAAGAAATTCAGCTGGAAAACCACTATTAGACAACGGCTCAATGCCAGAGTTTGTGAACTATGTGGGTGTAAAGAAGCCGATTTGTATGAGGTTCACGTTATACGGAACTTAAACGAATTGGGTAATTCTGATTGGGAAACCGTGATGAAAAAGAAGCGGCGGAAAACGCTTGTTGTTTGTAGCAAGTGCCATGAAAGAATACACAGACACTAA
- a CDS encoding C40 family peptidase yields MAGKKNPNLGDKLRQEREGAENTLRDSRSKTADSSTGDGGKKKAEHRRQIRHEADLAKMRSKKLKSDQEAKAKKNAAASGKKGGKPKKPGNLAADALSAKAHQSVRNADQDNNSGVEAAHFTEGSAEGAARAGSRFQYGRKLRQYKKLERLEKKGNKDAVDSIFAERMKSDPQAGSNLFSRWRQKQAIKKEYAAAKAGAAAAENTASGTAKAAQGTVSITEKAFQFVQSHSHIIIGIAAVGLLVLVIAGSVSSCSVLINGGGNVVLGTSYTAEDEDLKGVETDYTKLEDKLRKQIDRIETDHPGYDEYRYNLAEIGHNPYELASLLTVEFENYTRSQVQARLQSIFEAQYELKLEEKVEIRTRKETRVGYRYNPITGTGHTYTYQVTVQYEYKILNVTLLNRGVDYVARNSGLTDDQLQRYEVTLECRGNRDDLFAGIAFATPDGAGSSGEYQDYDIPGEALTDEKFRKMITEAEKYLGYPYVWGGSSPSTSFDCSGFVSWVINHCGNGWNVGRQTANGLMGKCDIIPKSEAKPGDLIFFQKTYNTSGASHVGIYVGNGMMIHCGSPISYASIETSYWRQHYYCMGRIR; encoded by the coding sequence ATGGCTGGCAAGAAAAATCCGAATCTCGGAGACAAGCTGCGGCAGGAGCGCGAGGGTGCGGAGAACACCCTTCGCGATTCCAGAAGCAAAACCGCAGATAGCAGTACGGGAGACGGCGGCAAGAAAAAAGCGGAACACCGAAGGCAGATTCGTCACGAGGCCGATCTTGCTAAGATGCGCAGTAAGAAGCTGAAATCAGATCAGGAAGCAAAAGCGAAAAAGAATGCAGCAGCTTCCGGGAAAAAAGGCGGAAAGCCAAAGAAGCCGGGAAATCTTGCGGCAGATGCACTTTCAGCCAAGGCACATCAGAGTGTGCGCAATGCCGACCAGGATAATAATTCTGGTGTGGAGGCAGCGCATTTTACCGAAGGCTCAGCGGAAGGTGCAGCCCGTGCTGGTTCCCGGTTCCAATATGGTCGAAAGCTGCGGCAGTACAAAAAGCTGGAGCGGTTGGAGAAAAAGGGAAATAAAGATGCCGTAGATTCCATCTTTGCGGAACGCATGAAGTCTGATCCGCAGGCTGGTTCCAATCTCTTTTCCCGATGGCGGCAGAAGCAGGCCATCAAAAAAGAGTATGCCGCTGCGAAGGCAGGTGCGGCCGCTGCGGAGAACACAGCATCTGGCACAGCCAAAGCTGCACAGGGTACTGTCAGTATAACGGAAAAGGCATTTCAGTTTGTGCAGAGCCACTCGCATATCATCATCGGTATCGCAGCCGTGGGACTGCTTGTTTTGGTGATTGCCGGGTCGGTTTCGTCATGCTCCGTCTTGATCAATGGCGGCGGCAATGTGGTGCTGGGGACTTCCTACACGGCAGAAGATGAAGATTTGAAAGGCGTGGAGACGGATTATACCAAGCTGGAAGATAAACTTCGCAAACAAATCGACCGCATTGAAACCGACCATCCGGGCTATGACGAGTATCGCTACAATCTGGCAGAGATTGGTCACAATCCCTATGAGCTTGCATCTCTGCTGACCGTAGAATTTGAAAACTATACGAGAAGCCAGGTGCAGGCGCGGCTCCAGAGTATTTTTGAAGCGCAGTATGAGCTGAAGTTGGAGGAAAAGGTGGAAATCCGGACAAGGAAGGAAACCCGTGTGGGCTATCGCTACAATCCAATCACCGGAACCGGACACACCTACACCTATCAGGTGACGGTACAGTATGAGTATAAAATCCTCAATGTAACACTGCTCAATCGGGGCGTTGACTATGTTGCAAGAAATTCCGGCCTTACAGATGACCAGCTGCAACGATACGAAGTCACACTGGAGTGCCGGGGCAATCGAGATGACCTGTTTGCAGGCATAGCCTTTGCAACGCCGGATGGCGCGGGTTCCAGCGGAGAATACCAGGATTACGACATTCCGGGCGAAGCTCTGACGGATGAAAAATTCCGGAAGATGATTACCGAAGCAGAGAAATATCTCGGTTATCCCTATGTTTGGGGCGGCAGCTCGCCGAGTACCAGTTTTGACTGCTCCGGTTTTGTAAGCTGGGTCATCAACCACTGCGGCAATGGCTGGAATGTAGGCAGGCAGACGGCCAACGGTCTGATGGGAAAATGCGACATTATCCCGAAGAGTGAGGCAAAGCCCGGAGACCTGATCTTCTTCCAGAAAACCTACAACACCAGTGGCGCATCCCATGTGGGCATTTATGTCGGCAACGGGATGATGATCCACTGTGGCTCACCAATTTCCTATGCTTCCATTGAGACGAGCTACTGGCGGCAGCACTACTACTGCATGGGAAGAATTCGATAA
- a CDS encoding PrgI family protein, with the protein MASYISVPRDLSKVKTKVFMNLTKRQILCFGAGALIGVPVFFLLKSSGNLSLAALGMMAVMLPLFFLAMYEKDGQPLEVVAKHFYEAKFKRPKTRPYKTKNYYALLVQQADVEMEVNRIVQNSRKADIEE; encoded by the coding sequence GTGGCATCTTATATTTCTGTACCGCGTGACCTTTCAAAGGTCAAAACCAAGGTCTTTATGAATCTGACCAAACGGCAGATTCTCTGCTTCGGAGCCGGTGCGCTGATTGGCGTTCCGGTTTTCTTTTTGCTCAAGTCCAGCGGGAATCTGAGCCTTGCTGCACTTGGCATGATGGCAGTGATGCTGCCGCTTTTCTTTCTTGCCATGTACGAGAAAGACGGTCAGCCGCTGGAAGTGGTGGCAAAGCACTTCTATGAGGCAAAGTTCAAGAGGCCGAAAACGCGGCCTTACAAAACAAAAAATTACTATGCACTGCTGGTTCAGCAGGCAGACGTGGAAATGGAGGTAAATCGCATTGTTCAAAATTCTCGAAAAGCTGACATCGAAGAATAA
- a CDS encoding DUF4366 domain-containing protein: protein MRGKTDNTDSIEIDPDMQVLPDGYEVSTDADGNLIVTVGGKEYNIGSEKSQKQTGTVVPGITSLHFRSGPGMDQEIIGYLHSGDTVEIVEKCGDWYKVNFNGKTGYAHGKYLNVTDSAKDSSMFSEDALKLFLDLMQSGMSYEDETKSSAALTPEGNMTLVDDIGEEEDKSSQQFITLVTKAGNTFYLIIDRDKDGNQNVHFLNMVDEADLLALMDEEEAAKYREKEPEVTEPAETEKPQETEPAPEEQKTESEQKKSSPLPMIMLLLFVIGAAGVGGYLYIKMKGVKPASKKNQPDPDADYHDEDEDTLQLPEDDGDEDEEVDVNEDYEAESEDEPV from the coding sequence ATGCGGGGGAAAACGGACAATACCGACAGCATCGAAATCGACCCGGACATGCAGGTTCTGCCGGATGGCTATGAGGTCTCTACGGATGCGGATGGGAACCTGATCGTTACGGTGGGCGGCAAAGAATACAATATCGGCAGCGAAAAGTCCCAAAAGCAGACTGGTACGGTGGTGCCGGGGATCACCAGTCTGCATTTTCGTTCCGGTCCCGGCATGGATCAGGAGATTATCGGATATCTGCATTCCGGCGATACGGTGGAGATTGTCGAAAAATGCGGTGACTGGTATAAGGTAAACTTCAACGGCAAAACCGGGTATGCACATGGAAAGTACCTGAATGTCACGGATTCTGCAAAAGACAGCAGCATGTTCAGTGAAGATGCGCTGAAGCTGTTTCTGGATCTGATGCAGAGTGGAATGTCATACGAGGATGAGACGAAATCCAGTGCAGCTTTGACTCCGGAAGGAAATATGACGCTGGTGGACGATATCGGTGAGGAAGAAGATAAATCCAGCCAGCAGTTCATTACGCTGGTGACAAAGGCGGGCAACACCTTTTATCTGATCATCGACCGCGATAAAGACGGCAACCAGAATGTGCATTTCCTGAACATGGTGGACGAGGCCGATCTGCTTGCGCTGATGGATGAAGAGGAAGCTGCCAAGTATCGGGAGAAGGAGCCGGAAGTCACGGAACCTGCGGAAACCGAAAAGCCGCAGGAGACGGAACCGGCACCGGAAGAGCAGAAAACAGAGAGCGAGCAGAAGAAATCGTCTCCGCTTCCGATGATTATGCTGCTTCTGTTTGTGATCGGTGCAGCCGGTGTCGGCGGTTATCTCTATATCAAGATGAAGGGCGTAAAGCCTGCGTCCAAGAAAAATCAGCCGGACCCGGATGCGGATTATCACGATGAGGATGAAGATACGCTCCAGCTGCCGGAGGATGATGGTGACGAGGACGAAGAAGTGGATGTCAACGAGGATTATGAAGCGGAATCGGAAGATGAACCTGTCTGA
- a CDS encoding DUF4315 family protein gives MSLKLEKIAAEREKARRKRDEWEERRKEWDRKYHEQENSEICEMVHAQSLTPEQLAVIIQLAQAAVPNPENLKLDEKETEDME, from the coding sequence ATGAGCTTGAAACTGGAAAAGATTGCTGCGGAGCGCGAGAAAGCCCGCAGGAAACGCGATGAATGGGAGGAGCGCAGAAAGGAATGGGACAGAAAGTACCACGAGCAGGAAAACAGCGAAATCTGTGAAATGGTACATGCCCAGAGCCTGACCCCGGAACAGCTGGCAGTCATCATTCAGCTGGCGCAGGCTGCGGTTCCCAACCCGGAGAACCTGAAACTGGATGAGAAAGAAACGGAGGATATGGAATGA
- a CDS encoding recombinase family protein: MAMMNEMEYRTIGSALAGGYRAAVYCRLSKDDDLQGESASIANQRDMLEKYCEKQGWEVVAVYQDDGFTGLNMERPDLQRMLRAIERRQINLVITKDLSRLGRNYLQTGHLIEDFFPRNGVRYIAMNDGIDTLRDNNDIAPFKNILNEMYSKDISKKVHSSYLLKAQKGQFTGCLAPFGYRKDPEDKNHLLIDEETAPIVRLIFGYALNGHGPNYIRRRLEKEKIPCPTWWNRERGLRNTRTKWEKKDPENGRYMWDFSVIKDLLMNPVYTGAIASQKKDYRFKIGTIGEKKPEDWIVVEGQHEPLIDSMSFDIVQNKLKSRQRPGQTNEISLFAGLLKCGECGKSLTVRYTNAKHPQRIYSCKTYNAFGKNHCTQHRIDYDTLYSHVLRKIRECARAALMDGEAVADRLTNTCEAEQREQREAMERSLTRDEERIEVLDKMVMRLYEDMIAGRISEQNFNTMLEKTQTEQTELKTKVSEGRKRLSDEVQLANDAKQWVEAIQEYANITELDAATLNRLIKEIVVHERIDEDKTRHISIEIHFNLKPIPEVEQVTA, from the coding sequence ATGGCTATGATGAACGAAATGGAATACAGAACAATCGGTTCGGCACTTGCCGGGGGTTATCGTGCGGCGGTCTATTGCAGGCTGTCAAAGGACGATGACCTGCAAGGCGAAAGTGCCAGTATCGCAAACCAGCGTGATATGCTGGAAAAATACTGCGAAAAGCAGGGATGGGAGGTTGTGGCAGTCTATCAGGACGATGGCTTCACAGGTCTTAACATGGAGCGTCCTGACCTACAGAGAATGTTGAGAGCCATTGAGCGCAGGCAGATCAACCTTGTCATCACGAAAGACCTCAGCCGACTGGGGCGTAATTATCTGCAAACCGGGCATTTGATTGAGGACTTTTTCCCAAGAAACGGTGTCCGCTATATCGCCATGAATGACGGCATCGACACCCTGCGGGATAACAACGACATTGCCCCGTTCAAGAATATCCTGAACGAGATGTACAGCAAGGATATTTCCAAGAAAGTCCATTCCTCTTATCTTCTGAAAGCGCAGAAAGGACAGTTTACCGGGTGTCTTGCCCCGTTTGGGTATCGGAAAGACCCGGAGGACAAAAACCATCTGCTCATTGACGAGGAAACCGCCCCGATTGTGCGGCTGATTTTCGGATATGCCCTGAACGGTCATGGTCCGAACTATATCCGCAGACGGCTGGAGAAAGAAAAAATCCCCTGCCCTACATGGTGGAACCGGGAACGGGGGCTTCGCAATACCCGCACCAAATGGGAAAAGAAAGACCCAGAAAACGGGCGGTATATGTGGGACTTCTCCGTTATCAAAGACCTTTTGATGAATCCCGTCTACACCGGGGCGATTGCTTCCCAGAAAAAGGACTACCGCTTCAAAATCGGCACGATTGGGGAAAAGAAGCCGGAGGACTGGATTGTGGTGGAGGGACAGCATGAACCGCTGATTGACAGCATGAGCTTTGACATTGTGCAGAACAAGCTGAAATCCCGCCAGCGTCCGGGGCAGACCAATGAAATCAGCCTGTTTGCCGGACTGTTAAAATGCGGCGAGTGTGGGAAGTCGCTGACGGTACGCTACACAAACGCTAAACATCCCCAGCGGATTTACTCCTGCAAGACCTACAATGCCTTTGGAAAGAACCACTGCACCCAGCACCGGATTGATTATGACACCCTTTACAGCCATGTGCTGCGGAAAATCCGGGAATGTGCCAGAGCTGCCCTGATGGACGGGGAAGCGGTTGCCGACCGCCTGACCAATACCTGTGAAGCCGAGCAGCGGGAACAGCGGGAAGCAATGGAACGCTCCCTTACAAGGGACGAGGAACGGATTGAGGTTCTGGACAAAATGGTCATGCGGCTTTATGAGGATATGATTGCAGGGCGTATCAGTGAGCAGAATTTCAACACCATGCTGGAAAAGACACAGACCGAGCAGACGGAGCTTAAAACAAAAGTGTCCGAGGGCAGAAAGCGGCTGTCCGATGAAGTCCAGCTTGCCAATGATGCAAAACAATGGGTGGAAGCCATTCAGGAATACGCCAACATCACAGAGCTGGACGCAGCCACCCTCAACCGCTTAATCAAAGAAATCGTTGTGCATGAGCGCATTGACGAAGATAAAACAAGACACATTTCTATCGAAATTCATTTTAATCTCAAACCCATCCCGGAGGTGGAACAGGTCACTGCCTGA